In Cicer arietinum cultivar CDC Frontier isolate Library 1 chromosome 7, Cicar.CDCFrontier_v2.0, whole genome shotgun sequence, a single window of DNA contains:
- the LOC101493365 gene encoding uncharacterized protein isoform X2 — protein MKYVLVTGGVVSGLGKGVTASSIGLLLKACGLRVTAIKIDPYLNTDAGTMSPIEHGEVFVLDDGGEVDLDLGNYERFMDVKLTRDNNITTGKIYQSVIDKERRGDYLGKTVQVVPHITDAIQDWIERVAHIPVDGKEGPADVCVIELGGTIGASNFCLVHVSLVPVLNVVGEQKTKPTQHSVRGLRSQGLTPQILACRSTLVLDENAKAKLSQFCLIPGENIITLYDVPNIWHIPLLLRDQKAHEAIFEVLNLKGMAQEPNLKEWTIRAESCDLLHEPVRIALVGKYTCLSDSYLSVLKALVHASVSCHKKLTVDWISATNLEEATAKENPDAYKAAWKLLKVADGILVPGGFGDRGVQGKIIAVKYARENRIPFLGICLGMQVAVIEFARSVLGIKDANSTEFDPNTKSPCVIFMPEGSKTHMGGTMRLGSRRTYFQIKDCKSAKLYGCKSFIDERHRHRYEVNPDLVTRLENSGLSFTGKDETGQRMEIVELHNHPYFIGVQFHPEFKSRPGRPSPVFLGFIAAACGQLDVVLQQSSRGVGSDISSAKIYQNGLATRQAYRPAEYVFGNGNVNGNGNGLHY, from the exons ATGAAGTATGTTCTTGTAACTGGTGGAGTTGTTAGTGGACTTGGAAAAGGTGTTACAGCAAGTAGTATTGGTTTGCTTCTCAAAGCTTGTGGACTTCGTGTCACTGCCATCAAAATTG ATCCTTACTTGAACACAGATGCTGGAACAATGTCACCTATTGAACATGGTGAAGTTTTTGTGTTGGATGATGGTGGTGAG gTGGACCTGGATCTTGGAAACTATGAGCGCTTTATGGATGTAAAGTTGACCCGTGATAATAACATAACTACAGGAAAGATTTACCAg TCTGTCATTGATAAGGAGAGAAGAGGAGACTATTTAGGAAAAACTGTTCAG GTTGTTCCTCATATCACTGATGCTATTCAAGATTGGATAGAAAGGGTGGCCCACATACCAGTGGATGGAAAAGAAGGTCCAGCTGATGTATGTGTCATAGAATTGGGTGGAACCATAG GTGCTAGCAACTTCTGCTTGGTTCATGTTAGCCTTGTTCCTGTTTTAAATGTTGTTGGCGAACAA AAAACAAAACCTACTCAGCATAGTGTAAGAGGACTTAGAAGCCAAGGACTAACTCCACAAATCTTGGCATGCCGAAGCACACTG GTACTGGACGAGAATGCGAAGGCAAAACTCTCTCAATTTTGCCTGATTCCG GGGGAAAACATAATTACTCTTTATGATGTTCCCAACATATGGCACATTCCTTTGCTTTTAAGA GATCAGAAAGCTCATGAAGCAATATTTGAAGTGCTCAACCTTAAAGG TATGGCTCAAGAGCCTAATTTAAAGGAATGGACTATTAGAGCTGAATCTTGTGATCTGCTTCATGAGCCA GTTCGTATTGCCTTAGTCGGAAAATATACATGTCTATCAGATTCCTACCTATCAGTTCTAAAG GCATTAGTTCATGCTTCTGTTAGTTGCCATAAGAAACTTACTGTGGACTGGATTTCAGCTACCAACCTTGAAGAGGCAACTGCAAAAGAG AATCCCGATGCTTATAAGGCAGCATGGAAGTTATTAAAG GTTGCTGATGGTATTCTTGTTCCCGGAGGCTTTGGTGATAGAGGAGTGCAAGGAAAAATTATCGCAGTTAAATACGCGCGCGAAAACAGAATCCCTTTCCTTGGCATTTGTCTTGGAATGCAAGTTGCTGTTATAGAGTTTGCGCGATCTGTGCTCGGTATAAAAGATGCTAATAGTACTGAATTTGATCCGAATACCAAAAGTCCATGCGTCATATTTATGCCTGAG GGATCAAAAACGCATATGGGAGGTACAATGCGTCTTGGATCAAGGAGGACATATTTTCAAATCAAGGATTGCAAATCTGCAAAATT ATATGGCTGCAAAAGCTTCATTGATGAGAGACATCGGCATAGATACGAG GTGAATCCTGATTTGGTAACTCGCCTTGAAAATTCTGGTCTTTCTTTTACCGGAAAGGACGAAACTGGTCAACGCATGGAG ATTGTTGAGCTACATAACCATCCTTATTTTATTGGTGTTCAATTCCATCCTGAATTTAAATCAAGACCAGGAAGACCTTCTCCTGTGTTCTTAG GGTTTATAGCAGCAGCATGTGGACAACTTGATGTAGTCTTACAGCAATCTTCAAGAGGAGTAGGCAGTGACATCTCATCAgccaaaatatatcaaaatggATTAGCAACAAGACAAGCTTATAGGCCTGCAGAATATGTATTTGGCAATGGAAATGTCAATGGAAATGGAAATGGATTGCATTATTAA
- the LOC101493365 gene encoding uncharacterized protein isoform X1, with amino-acid sequence MKYVLVTGGVVSGLGKGVTASSIGLLLKACGLRVTAIKIDPYLNTDAGTMSPIEHGEVFVLDDGGEVDLDLGNYERFMDVKLTRDNNITTGKIYQSVIDKERRGDYLGKTVQVVPHITDAIQDWIERVAHIPVDGKEGPADVCVIELGGTIGDIESMPFIQALGHFSYRVGASNFCLVHVSLVPVLNVVGEQKTKPTQHSVRGLRSQGLTPQILACRSTLVLDENAKAKLSQFCLIPGENIITLYDVPNIWHIPLLLRDQKAHEAIFEVLNLKGMAQEPNLKEWTIRAESCDLLHEPVRIALVGKYTCLSDSYLSVLKALVHASVSCHKKLTVDWISATNLEEATAKENPDAYKAAWKLLKVADGILVPGGFGDRGVQGKIIAVKYARENRIPFLGICLGMQVAVIEFARSVLGIKDANSTEFDPNTKSPCVIFMPEGSKTHMGGTMRLGSRRTYFQIKDCKSAKLYGCKSFIDERHRHRYEVNPDLVTRLENSGLSFTGKDETGQRMEIVELHNHPYFIGVQFHPEFKSRPGRPSPVFLGFIAAACGQLDVVLQQSSRGVGSDISSAKIYQNGLATRQAYRPAEYVFGNGNVNGNGNGLHY; translated from the exons ATGAAGTATGTTCTTGTAACTGGTGGAGTTGTTAGTGGACTTGGAAAAGGTGTTACAGCAAGTAGTATTGGTTTGCTTCTCAAAGCTTGTGGACTTCGTGTCACTGCCATCAAAATTG ATCCTTACTTGAACACAGATGCTGGAACAATGTCACCTATTGAACATGGTGAAGTTTTTGTGTTGGATGATGGTGGTGAG gTGGACCTGGATCTTGGAAACTATGAGCGCTTTATGGATGTAAAGTTGACCCGTGATAATAACATAACTACAGGAAAGATTTACCAg TCTGTCATTGATAAGGAGAGAAGAGGAGACTATTTAGGAAAAACTGTTCAG GTTGTTCCTCATATCACTGATGCTATTCAAGATTGGATAGAAAGGGTGGCCCACATACCAGTGGATGGAAAAGAAGGTCCAGCTGATGTATGTGTCATAGAATTGGGTGGAACCATAG GTGATATTGAGTCCATGCCATTTATTCAAGCATTAGGACATTTTTCATATAGAGTAG GTGCTAGCAACTTCTGCTTGGTTCATGTTAGCCTTGTTCCTGTTTTAAATGTTGTTGGCGAACAA AAAACAAAACCTACTCAGCATAGTGTAAGAGGACTTAGAAGCCAAGGACTAACTCCACAAATCTTGGCATGCCGAAGCACACTG GTACTGGACGAGAATGCGAAGGCAAAACTCTCTCAATTTTGCCTGATTCCG GGGGAAAACATAATTACTCTTTATGATGTTCCCAACATATGGCACATTCCTTTGCTTTTAAGA GATCAGAAAGCTCATGAAGCAATATTTGAAGTGCTCAACCTTAAAGG TATGGCTCAAGAGCCTAATTTAAAGGAATGGACTATTAGAGCTGAATCTTGTGATCTGCTTCATGAGCCA GTTCGTATTGCCTTAGTCGGAAAATATACATGTCTATCAGATTCCTACCTATCAGTTCTAAAG GCATTAGTTCATGCTTCTGTTAGTTGCCATAAGAAACTTACTGTGGACTGGATTTCAGCTACCAACCTTGAAGAGGCAACTGCAAAAGAG AATCCCGATGCTTATAAGGCAGCATGGAAGTTATTAAAG GTTGCTGATGGTATTCTTGTTCCCGGAGGCTTTGGTGATAGAGGAGTGCAAGGAAAAATTATCGCAGTTAAATACGCGCGCGAAAACAGAATCCCTTTCCTTGGCATTTGTCTTGGAATGCAAGTTGCTGTTATAGAGTTTGCGCGATCTGTGCTCGGTATAAAAGATGCTAATAGTACTGAATTTGATCCGAATACCAAAAGTCCATGCGTCATATTTATGCCTGAG GGATCAAAAACGCATATGGGAGGTACAATGCGTCTTGGATCAAGGAGGACATATTTTCAAATCAAGGATTGCAAATCTGCAAAATT ATATGGCTGCAAAAGCTTCATTGATGAGAGACATCGGCATAGATACGAG GTGAATCCTGATTTGGTAACTCGCCTTGAAAATTCTGGTCTTTCTTTTACCGGAAAGGACGAAACTGGTCAACGCATGGAG ATTGTTGAGCTACATAACCATCCTTATTTTATTGGTGTTCAATTCCATCCTGAATTTAAATCAAGACCAGGAAGACCTTCTCCTGTGTTCTTAG GGTTTATAGCAGCAGCATGTGGACAACTTGATGTAGTCTTACAGCAATCTTCAAGAGGAGTAGGCAGTGACATCTCATCAgccaaaatatatcaaaatggATTAGCAACAAGACAAGCTTATAGGCCTGCAGAATATGTATTTGGCAATGGAAATGTCAATGGAAATGGAAATGGATTGCATTATTAA